A stretch of Myceligenerans xiligouense DNA encodes these proteins:
- a CDS encoding M15 family metallopeptidase: MLGTLAAATIGAPLGQQAERSGESPFEVAADPTGPSPLDLVTDPTTAPRASENVMAAPRIERAEARVVSRDAERSPLPGCDFDAPVEGGNGLLTDHSLCELWQADERLRPDAAVALSALNGAFRAQFGRDMCLVASYRDLDTQYAVKAQLGYWAASPGTSNHGWGLAIDICKQETSNSEIYSWLWANAPAYGWQNPAWAQVGGEKYEPWHWEYVDGVRELGLWKG, encoded by the coding sequence GTGCTCGGCACCCTCGCGGCCGCCACGATCGGCGCGCCTCTCGGGCAGCAGGCCGAGCGCAGCGGCGAGTCGCCCTTCGAGGTCGCGGCCGACCCGACCGGACCGTCACCGCTCGACCTGGTGACCGACCCGACCACGGCGCCCCGTGCCTCCGAGAACGTGATGGCCGCACCGAGGATCGAGCGCGCCGAGGCGAGAGTCGTCAGTCGTGACGCGGAGCGCAGCCCGCTGCCCGGCTGCGACTTCGACGCCCCGGTCGAGGGCGGTAACGGGCTCCTCACCGACCACTCGCTGTGCGAGCTGTGGCAGGCGGACGAGCGGTTGCGGCCGGACGCCGCGGTCGCGCTGTCCGCCCTCAACGGGGCCTTCCGCGCGCAGTTCGGGCGGGACATGTGCCTGGTGGCGAGCTATCGGGACCTGGACACGCAGTACGCGGTGAAGGCCCAGCTCGGCTACTGGGCGGCCTCACCGGGTACCTCGAACCACGGCTGGGGACTCGCGATCGACATCTGCAAGCAGGAGACCAGCAACAGCGAGATCTACTCCTGGCTCTGGGCGAACGCCCCCGCCTACGGCTGGCAGAACCCCGCGTGGGCCCAGGTGGGCGGCGAGAAGTACGAGCCCTGGCACTGGGAGTACGTCGACGGCGTCCGGGAACTGGGGCTCTGGAAGGGCTGA
- a CDS encoding STM3941 family protein: MSDATAADHATASTSTASASPATGDVVELYPSHGHVTSLAIVSLVLAVVCGAAAVIGFDTAQTDPSPTALVVAGAGAVGTLMALGAGLIAVRRMLVARWPVLIVDDEGFTDWLPNLGVERVEWAEVTGIRDANLTGRAVIAVDVVDPDAVISRQRTPVRRVAAATNLRLVGTPVVLKPSSIDASAEQIRAALAPHVAQG, from the coding sequence ATGTCCGATGCAACGGCAGCCGATCACGCCACGGCCAGCACGTCCACCGCGTCCGCCTCCCCCGCCACCGGCGACGTCGTGGAGCTCTACCCGTCGCACGGGCATGTGACCTCACTGGCGATCGTCTCGCTCGTCCTGGCGGTCGTGTGCGGCGCGGCCGCGGTCATCGGGTTCGACACGGCGCAGACCGATCCCTCGCCCACGGCGCTCGTCGTCGCCGGCGCGGGCGCGGTCGGCACGCTGATGGCGCTCGGTGCCGGCCTCATCGCGGTACGCCGCATGCTGGTCGCGCGCTGGCCGGTGCTGATCGTCGACGACGAGGGCTTCACCGACTGGCTCCCCAACCTCGGCGTCGAGCGCGTCGAGTGGGCCGAGGTCACGGGCATCCGGGACGCGAACCTCACCGGCCGAGCCGTGATCGCCGTCGACGTCGTCGATCCCGACGCCGTCATCAGCCGCCAGCGCACCCCCGTGCGGCGGGTGGCCGCGGCGACGAACCTGCGGCTCGTCGGAACCCCCGTGGTGCTGAAGCCGAGCAGCATCGACGCCTCCGCGGAGCAGATCCGGGCCGCGCTCGCGCCGCACGTCGCCCAGGGGTGA
- a CDS encoding CYTH domain-containing protein, translating to MSDLDNAGRDAGPDAGYRDFEFERRFFVRDFPRALRDAPALIVQSYFVADDGYALRVRVQASDVESPQEPGTDAESILREHASEIDFAAVTVKGPAVGGTRYEAERPLDPSIAVELVRRGGHPVVKTRYAAWLGADGWSIDVFGGANHPLIIAECERSRPVTSLQIPDFCVTEITDDARFSNDSLAMRPYGSWSAAFDTELAAQGPHFRQDFGPNSRLSTG from the coding sequence ATGAGCGACCTCGACAACGCCGGACGCGACGCCGGGCCGGACGCCGGCTATCGCGACTTCGAGTTCGAAAGGCGCTTCTTCGTGCGGGACTTCCCCCGCGCGCTCCGGGACGCCCCTGCCCTCATCGTCCAGTCCTACTTCGTGGCCGACGACGGCTACGCGCTGCGGGTCCGCGTCCAGGCAAGCGACGTCGAGTCTCCGCAGGAGCCCGGAACGGATGCGGAGAGCATCCTGCGCGAACACGCCTCGGAGATCGACTTCGCCGCGGTCACGGTCAAGGGTCCCGCCGTGGGCGGCACCCGTTACGAGGCCGAACGCCCCCTCGACCCGAGCATCGCCGTCGAGCTGGTCCGCCGCGGCGGGCATCCGGTGGTGAAGACCCGCTACGCCGCGTGGCTGGGCGCGGACGGCTGGTCGATCGACGTGTTCGGCGGCGCGAACCATCCGCTGATCATCGCCGAGTGCGAGCGCTCACGCCCGGTCACCAGCCTCCAGATCCCTGACTTCTGCGTCACCGAGATCACGGACGACGCCCGCTTCTCCAACGACTCGCTCGCCATGCGGCCGTACGGTTCCTGGTCGGCGGCGTTCGACACCGAGCTCGCCGCGCAGGGCCCTCACTTCCGCCAGGACTTCGGGCCCAACTCGCGCCTCAGCACGGGCTGA